One window from the genome of Sesamum indicum cultivar Zhongzhi No. 13 linkage group LG15, S_indicum_v1.0, whole genome shotgun sequence encodes:
- the LOC105177936 gene encoding mannose-6-phosphate isomerase 2-like, which yields MGAEVPGIVKLKCSVKNYDWGKVGKESAVARLCVKNTGEETDGDEPYAEFWMGTHDSGPSYVVVSVEANGGYANGGLEREDGHGCERKCCNLVSLKDWIEQNPSVLGDKVLRKWGPNLPFLFKVLSVAKALSIQAHPDKDLAAILHKQQPEVYKDGNHKPEMALALTEFEALCGFVGLEELKTVVHSVPEIIEVVGSSCAEQVLHISEEDGATKLKEVLQSLFTKLMSVSKAVISEVISKLISRLNLKREVRELTDKEELVLRLEKQYPRDVGVLAAFLFNYVKLNPGEALYLGANEPHAYIHGECVECMATSDNVVRAGLTPKNRDVQTLCSMLTYKQGFPEILPGVPSNPYTVKYLPPFDEFEVERCNLPQETSTVFPAVPGPSLFVVMTGEGKMRTAFSEMLIAEGDVLFAPANTQIATETISGMDIYRAGVNSRFFEKSDASAPIEQQ from the exons ATGGGAGCTGAGGTTCCAGGAATCGTCAAACTCAAGTGTTCTGTCAAGAACTATGACTGGGGTAAGGTTGGGAAGGAGTCGGCTGTGGCGCGCTTGTGCGTCAAGAATACTGGGGAGGAGACCGATGGTGATGAGCCCTACGCCGAGTTCTGGATGGGGACTCACGACTCTGGGCCATCATACGTTGTTGTCTCCGTGGAAGCGAATGGTGGGTACGCAAATGGTGGTTTGGAGAGAGAGGACGGACATGGTTGTGAGCGTAAGTGCTGTAATTTGGTTAGTTTGAAGGACTGGATTGAGCAAAACCCAAGTGTGCTGGGGGATAAGGTGTTGCGGAAGTGGGGTCCTAATCTTCCGTTTCTGTTCAAG GTACTTTCAGTGGCAAAGGCGCTGTCCATACAGGCTCATCCAGATAAGGATTTGGCTGCAATCCTGCATAAGCAACAGCCAGAAGTTTATAAGGACGGCAATCACAAGCCTGAGATGGCTTTGGCGCTCACTGAATTTGAGGCTTTGTGCGGGTTTGTCGGTCTTGAG GAACTTAAGACTGTTGTTCACAGTGTACCTGAGATCATTGAAGTAGTTGGCAGTTCATGTGCAGAGCAAGTATTACACATTAGTGAAGAGGATGGAGCGACGAAATTGAAAGAGGTCTTGCAATCCCTGTTTACTAAACTCATGTCAGTTAGCAAGGCCGTGATATCTGAAGTAATCTCCAAATTGATAAGCCGGCTGAATTTAAAACGTGAg GTGAGGGAGCTAACAGACAAAGAGGAGCTGGTGTTGCGGCTAGAGAAGCAATATCCAAGGGATGTTGGCGTGCTAGCAGCATTTCTGTTTAATTATGTGAAACTAAATCCAGGGGAAGCTCTTTACTTGGGGGCAAATGAACCTCATGCTTATATACATGGCGAGTGCGTCGAGTGCATGGCAACATCAGACAATGTTGTTCGAGCTGGCCTTACTCCAAAGAACCGGGATGTCCAAACTCTCTGTTCCATGCTTACATACAAACAG GGTTTCCCTGAAATCCTTCCTGGAGTTCCTTCGAATCCTTACACCGTGAAATATCTTCCTCCTTTTGACGAATTTGAGGTTGAGCGCTGTAATCTACCACAGGAAACATCTACTGTTTTCCCTGCAGTGCCTGGTCCTTCTCTTTTCGTGGTTATGACTGGAGAAGGAAAAATGCGCACGGCCTTCTCTGAGATGTTGATTGCCGAAGGTGATGTGTTGTTTGCACCTGCAAACACTCAGATTGCAACAGAAACTATTTCGGGTATGGATATATATAGAGCAGGAGTGAACAGCAGGTTTTTCGAGAAATCGGATGCTTCAGCACCAATCGAGCAGCAGTAG
- the LOC105177938 gene encoding zinc transporter 5 isoform X1 — translation MMSPNQIPENRGPSHPATLRQTPLQVIHVIGNLMRIWSVYSMYRYLSQTGASVLLFIFSCLVPSSILCLLLQKPWKGRPLTNTQVVPSVINGGVTALYFILWGMGLKSCGPLRAILAEYSGAVLGVLSAVLYGRRGNLWKKVGGLFAMLASFYFLSRGWALATKSPFSFSDNPDTEFQSEEIGVKDMLIPVFAGILSAIRRVVARRLSLKNQLKRRLHAITIASATCFLFPVAMWDMIIGSTSVELPFSAWAFSSFVLFGIILIFYVDSIAEERLHMVFSSPRHLMVAGGCVIVMEIAYKMDFSLPGFLLCATILGFGIHEATSLDRTRKDSLQSSDISNGVYEDRIQMSALPT, via the exons atgatGTCCCCAAATCAAATCCCCGAAAATCGGGGCCCTTCTCATCCCGCTACTTTAAG GCAAACTCCCTTGCAGGTCATACACGTAATTGGTAATCTCATGAGAATTTGGTCAGTCTACTCTATGTACCGCTATTTGTCTCAAACAGGGGCTTCGGTTCTTTTGTTTATCTTCAGCTGTCTTGTTCCCTCATCCATTCTGTGTTTACTTCTGCAAAAGCCTTGGAAGGGCAGGCCTCTCACTAACACTCAG GTAGTGCCTTCTGTGATAAATGGCGGTGTAACGGCCCTCTACTTTATCTTGTGGGGAATGGGGCTTAAATCTTGCGGTCCTCTCAG GGCCATATTGGCTGAGTATTCTGGTGCTGTTCTTGGAGTGCTATCTGCAGTCTTGTACGGGAGAAGAGGCAATTTGTGGAAAAAG GTAGGTGGCCTCTTTGCAATGTTGGCTTCATTCTATTTCTTATCGCGAGGATGGGCCCTGGCCACAAAATCTCCTTTTT CATTTAGTGATAACCCGGATACGGAGTTCCAGTCCGAAGAAATAGGAGTTAAAGATATGCTAATTCCTGTCTTTGCTGGAATTTTATCAGCAATAAGAAGGGTGGTAGCAAGACGTCTCTCGCTTAAG AATCAACTTAAAAGGCGGCTTCATGCCATAACTATTGCTTCTGCTACCTGTTTTCTGTTCCCAGTTGCCATGTGGGACATGATCATT GGATCAACCAGTGTAGAATTGCCTTTTTCTGCATGGGCTTTTTCAAGTTTTGTCCTTTTTGGAATTATCTTGATATTTTATGTGGACAGTATAGCTGAAGAGAG ATTGCATATGGTGTTCTCATCTCCGAGGCATTTAATGGTTGCTGGGGGATGTGTCATTGTCATGGAGATTGCGTACAAAATGGACTTCTCCCTGCCTGGATTTTTACTTTGTGCAACCATTTTGGGCTTTG GAATACATGAAGCAACTTCTCTGGACCGTACCAGGAAAGATTCTTTGCAAAGTTCAGATATATCAAATGGAGTTTATGAGGACCGAATTCAGATGTCAGCGCTACCAACTTAA
- the LOC105177938 gene encoding zinc transporter 5 isoform X2, protein MRIWSVYSMYRYLSQTGASVLLFIFSCLVPSSILCLLLQKPWKGRPLTNTQVVPSVINGGVTALYFILWGMGLKSCGPLRAILAEYSGAVLGVLSAVLYGRRGNLWKKVGGLFAMLASFYFLSRGWALATKSPFSFSDNPDTEFQSEEIGVKDMLIPVFAGILSAIRRVVARRLSLKNQLKRRLHAITIASATCFLFPVAMWDMIIGSTSVELPFSAWAFSSFVLFGIILIFYVDSIAEERLHMVFSSPRHLMVAGGCVIVMEIAYKMDFSLPGFLLCATILGFGIHEATSLDRTRKDSLQSSDISNGVYEDRIQMSALPT, encoded by the exons ATGAGAATTTGGTCAGTCTACTCTATGTACCGCTATTTGTCTCAAACAGGGGCTTCGGTTCTTTTGTTTATCTTCAGCTGTCTTGTTCCCTCATCCATTCTGTGTTTACTTCTGCAAAAGCCTTGGAAGGGCAGGCCTCTCACTAACACTCAG GTAGTGCCTTCTGTGATAAATGGCGGTGTAACGGCCCTCTACTTTATCTTGTGGGGAATGGGGCTTAAATCTTGCGGTCCTCTCAG GGCCATATTGGCTGAGTATTCTGGTGCTGTTCTTGGAGTGCTATCTGCAGTCTTGTACGGGAGAAGAGGCAATTTGTGGAAAAAG GTAGGTGGCCTCTTTGCAATGTTGGCTTCATTCTATTTCTTATCGCGAGGATGGGCCCTGGCCACAAAATCTCCTTTTT CATTTAGTGATAACCCGGATACGGAGTTCCAGTCCGAAGAAATAGGAGTTAAAGATATGCTAATTCCTGTCTTTGCTGGAATTTTATCAGCAATAAGAAGGGTGGTAGCAAGACGTCTCTCGCTTAAG AATCAACTTAAAAGGCGGCTTCATGCCATAACTATTGCTTCTGCTACCTGTTTTCTGTTCCCAGTTGCCATGTGGGACATGATCATT GGATCAACCAGTGTAGAATTGCCTTTTTCTGCATGGGCTTTTTCAAGTTTTGTCCTTTTTGGAATTATCTTGATATTTTATGTGGACAGTATAGCTGAAGAGAG ATTGCATATGGTGTTCTCATCTCCGAGGCATTTAATGGTTGCTGGGGGATGTGTCATTGTCATGGAGATTGCGTACAAAATGGACTTCTCCCTGCCTGGATTTTTACTTTGTGCAACCATTTTGGGCTTTG GAATACATGAAGCAACTTCTCTGGACCGTACCAGGAAAGATTCTTTGCAAAGTTCAGATATATCAAATGGAGTTTATGAGGACCGAATTCAGATGTCAGCGCTACCAACTTAA
- the LOC105177939 gene encoding protein ABA DEFICIENT 4, chloroplastic isoform X1, whose translation MSNFCSPTSVSSLYTISTLIPLASSYSMMALSCCFFSSQVCVSLRIDCHRPRLQSIASCNNRTSSRRLTLGVTSKNSRGRFGGAVVGKEVKQLIGWNFAGGSRIITIPNLGRDSSCRKSSAVYASWVPSAHQIASSAFTWGTVAVLPFYTFMVVAPRAKFTKKLAASSVPYIVLGALYAYLLCLSWTPDTIHLMFASKYWLPELPGIAKMFSSEITLASAWIHLLAIDLFAARQIYFDGLQNDVETRHSVSLCLLSCPIGILAHVITKAVTTSR comes from the exons ATGTCCAATTTCTGCTCTCCCACTTCTGTTTCCTCTTTATATACGATCAGTACCTTAATTCCTCTTGCTTCATCGTATTCAATGATGGCATTGTCTTGTTGCTTTTTCAGTTCTCAGGTCTGTGTCTCACTCAGG ATTGACTGTCATCGACCAAGACTCCAGTCGATTGCCTCATGTAATAATCGGACAAGTTCAAGACGTCTAACGTTAGGTGTTACAAGCAAGAACAGTAGAGGACGGTTTGGTGGAGCAGTGGTAGGGAAGGAAGTGAAGCAGTTGATTGGGTGGAATTTTGCAGGAGGATCAAGAATCATTACCATACCTAATCTTGGAAGGGATTCTTCTTGCAGGAAAAGCTCAGCTGTATATGCTTCAT GGGTGCCGAGTGCTCATCAGATTGCCAGTAGTGCATTTACATGGGGAACGGTAGCTGTTCTTCCATTCTACACTTTCATGGTTGTGGCGCCCCGAGCTAAGTTT ACCAAGAAATTAGCTGCAAGCAGTGTACCCTACATTGTTCTTGGGGCACTATATGCTTACCTACTCTGTTTATCTTGGACGCCTGACACAATTCACCTGATGTTTGCAAGTAAATACTGGCTGCCTGAG CTGCCGGGTATAGCTAAGATGTTTTCTAGTGAGATAACACTGGCTTCTGCTTGGATTCATTTGTTAGCAATAGATCTTTTTGCTGCAAG GCAGATTTATTTTGATGGGCTGCAGAATGATGTAGAGACCCGGCATTCAGTTTCACTCTGCCTGCTGTCTTGTCCGATTGGGATTCTTGCTCATGTTATTACTAAAGCTGTAACCACAAGCAGATAG
- the LOC105177939 gene encoding protein ABA DEFICIENT 4, chloroplastic isoform X2, producing the protein MSNFCSPTSVSSLYTISTLIPLASSYSMMALSCCFFSSQIDCHRPRLQSIASCNNRTSSRRLTLGVTSKNSRGRFGGAVVGKEVKQLIGWNFAGGSRIITIPNLGRDSSCRKSSAVYASWVPSAHQIASSAFTWGTVAVLPFYTFMVVAPRAKFTKKLAASSVPYIVLGALYAYLLCLSWTPDTIHLMFASKYWLPELPGIAKMFSSEITLASAWIHLLAIDLFAARQIYFDGLQNDVETRHSVSLCLLSCPIGILAHVITKAVTTSR; encoded by the exons ATGTCCAATTTCTGCTCTCCCACTTCTGTTTCCTCTTTATATACGATCAGTACCTTAATTCCTCTTGCTTCATCGTATTCAATGATGGCATTGTCTTGTTGCTTTTTCAGTTCTCAG ATTGACTGTCATCGACCAAGACTCCAGTCGATTGCCTCATGTAATAATCGGACAAGTTCAAGACGTCTAACGTTAGGTGTTACAAGCAAGAACAGTAGAGGACGGTTTGGTGGAGCAGTGGTAGGGAAGGAAGTGAAGCAGTTGATTGGGTGGAATTTTGCAGGAGGATCAAGAATCATTACCATACCTAATCTTGGAAGGGATTCTTCTTGCAGGAAAAGCTCAGCTGTATATGCTTCAT GGGTGCCGAGTGCTCATCAGATTGCCAGTAGTGCATTTACATGGGGAACGGTAGCTGTTCTTCCATTCTACACTTTCATGGTTGTGGCGCCCCGAGCTAAGTTT ACCAAGAAATTAGCTGCAAGCAGTGTACCCTACATTGTTCTTGGGGCACTATATGCTTACCTACTCTGTTTATCTTGGACGCCTGACACAATTCACCTGATGTTTGCAAGTAAATACTGGCTGCCTGAG CTGCCGGGTATAGCTAAGATGTTTTCTAGTGAGATAACACTGGCTTCTGCTTGGATTCATTTGTTAGCAATAGATCTTTTTGCTGCAAG GCAGATTTATTTTGATGGGCTGCAGAATGATGTAGAGACCCGGCATTCAGTTTCACTCTGCCTGCTGTCTTGTCCGATTGGGATTCTTGCTCATGTTATTACTAAAGCTGTAACCACAAGCAGATAG
- the LOC105177941 gene encoding uncharacterized protein LOC105177941, which produces MDCCENPMAMGRVICPKPRRPGQSNINSPAMVPLRFHIRNDAESKPAAELLGLILCKEDFKAERCATPSSSPPFLFGSPPCRTANPLVQDAHFGVERLTNMHRTPTDLALPRSPHAREQFGKKQATVRVVGFHC; this is translated from the exons ATGGACTGTTGTGAAAACCCGATGGCAATGGGTCGGGTTATTTGCCCAAAGCCTCGTCGGCCCGGGCAATCCAATATCAACTCTCCTGCCATGGTGCCATTGAGATTTCACATACG TAATGATGCTGAGTCGAAACCCGCGGCAGAATTGCTTGGCCTGATCCTTTGTAAG GAGGATTTCAAAGCAGAGCGATGTGCAACACCATCATCATCtcccccttttctttttggatcgcCTCCATGCAGAACAGCAAATCCTCTGGTTCAAGATGCACATTTCGGGGTTGAAAGGCTAACTAACATGCACAGAACCCCAACTGATTTAGCATTGCCGCGATCTCCTCATGCCAGAGAACAGTTTGGGAAGAAACAAGCAACTGTAAGAGTGGTAGGTTTCCACTGCTAA